Proteins encoded by one window of Fibrobacter sp. UWR2:
- the alr gene encoding alanine racemase produces MKLLPTPPDLNRIARPNWIEINLDALCNNIQFIRSQIPANTKILLPVKADSYGHGSLACSFAAKFGGADYLGVAHISEGMLLRQYGMDLPILVLGPCTPADFAYFVEFQLTAAITDIRTAMAFDQFLRETGTTCKAHLAIDTGMNRYGFDAEDFNNIRAALSLKNLKFEGMFTHLATADMPGNPKTDIQIQRFTRLVDVLEAEGLRPEICHCSSSAGTLTRPESHFDMVRPGLALYGYNCMGAAPSPWPIKPVMKIKSTIRHIHDVKPGETVSYGGYWMAQQPTRIATIAIGYGDGYLRGEYNKGFVMIRNQICPILGRVCMDATMVDVSHIPDVQVGETVDVVNGELDFRISMESVADDHHTIPYELTSRVARRLYRKYFWKNRLVRWDYLKQEFGVQDYKEYPLR; encoded by the coding sequence ATGAAGCTTTTACCGACCCCTCCCGACTTGAACCGTATCGCGCGCCCGAACTGGATTGAAATCAATCTTGACGCACTCTGCAACAACATTCAATTCATCCGCAGCCAGATTCCGGCGAACACGAAGATTCTGTTGCCGGTGAAGGCCGACTCCTACGGACACGGGAGCCTCGCCTGCTCGTTTGCCGCAAAGTTCGGCGGTGCGGACTACCTGGGTGTCGCTCACATCAGCGAGGGCATGCTGCTCCGCCAGTATGGTATGGACTTGCCTATCTTGGTGCTCGGCCCCTGCACTCCCGCAGACTTCGCCTACTTCGTGGAGTTCCAGCTTACGGCAGCCATCACGGACATCCGTACCGCAATGGCGTTCGACCAGTTCCTGCGCGAAACGGGCACGACCTGCAAGGCGCACCTCGCCATTGATACGGGTATGAACCGCTATGGTTTCGATGCCGAAGACTTCAACAACATCCGTGCGGCTCTGAGCCTCAAGAACCTGAAATTCGAGGGGATGTTCACGCACCTCGCCACGGCCGACATGCCGGGGAACCCGAAGACGGATATCCAGATCCAGCGATTCACGCGACTCGTAGACGTGCTGGAAGCCGAAGGACTCCGCCCCGAAATCTGCCACTGCAGCAGTTCCGCAGGCACGCTCACGCGCCCCGAGAGCCACTTCGACATGGTGCGCCCGGGCCTCGCGCTCTACGGCTACAACTGCATGGGGGCAGCACCCTCCCCGTGGCCTATAAAGCCCGTCATGAAAATCAAGAGCACCATCCGCCACATTCACGACGTGAAGCCCGGCGAGACGGTGAGCTACGGCGGCTACTGGATGGCACAGCAGCCCACGCGCATCGCAACCATCGCCATCGGTTACGGCGACGGCTACCTGCGCGGCGAATACAACAAGGGCTTCGTGATGATCCGTAACCAGATTTGCCCGATTCTCGGGCGCGTCTGCATGGACGCGACGATGGTCGACGTGAGCCACATCCCCGACGTGCAGGTCGGAGAGACAGTCGACGTAGTGAACGGCGAACTGGACTTCCGCATCTCGATGGAAAGCGTTGCCGACGACCACCACACGATTCCGTACGAATTAACAAGCCGTGTGGCACGCCGCCTGTACCGTAAGTACTTCTGGAAGAACCGCCTGGTGCGCTGGGATTACCTGAAGCAGGAATTCGGCGTGCAGGATTACAAAGAGTACCCTTTAAGATAG
- a CDS encoding AgmX/PglI C-terminal domain-containing protein has translation MKPIKKPPKEKETDELVVALMPDSDEKLRNITGVSLLVALALSFWATTYEVVINDMMFEKTSSLEIETKIEIANKKEEKKQEKKQDKKPKDIAKKNNRPGGGKPKNQGKPNAPKTRGVLKELASMTKNASASAYNLMNDQKFARDIDKILKNTNGLQTTGKTHIGVRAGKVDGAFNEEVASGGGGGIGGAFGNLFGGSGGGINTKSMKGNMKPPSVRDIDMGAGNSSRSASDIMKVVRTRTPGLRHIYNKYLKKKPGLEGKVTLKFTIAPGGEVISIAVVSSTTGIGEFDGEIKNAVGRWTFSKVKSGNTTVTIPFTFTE, from the coding sequence ATGAAACCGATCAAAAAACCACCAAAAGAAAAAGAAACTGATGAACTCGTGGTAGCGCTCATGCCCGATTCCGACGAGAAACTGAGGAATATTACAGGAGTTTCTCTGCTTGTCGCTCTTGCGCTGAGTTTCTGGGCCACGACATATGAGGTTGTTATCAACGATATGATGTTCGAGAAAACCTCCAGTTTGGAAATCGAAACAAAAATCGAAATCGCAAATAAGAAAGAAGAGAAAAAGCAGGAAAAGAAACAGGATAAGAAACCGAAAGACATCGCAAAGAAGAACAATAGGCCCGGCGGTGGCAAGCCCAAGAATCAGGGGAAACCGAACGCGCCCAAGACAAGGGGCGTCCTCAAGGAACTCGCGTCAATGACCAAGAACGCGTCAGCTTCGGCATACAACCTCATGAACGACCAGAAGTTCGCGAGAGACATAGATAAAATCCTCAAGAACACGAACGGCTTGCAGACTACGGGAAAGACGCATATTGGCGTGAGGGCCGGAAAGGTCGATGGAGCCTTTAACGAGGAAGTCGCCTCTGGGGGTGGCGGCGGAATCGGAGGAGCCTTCGGAAACCTGTTCGGCGGCTCGGGTGGTGGAATCAACACGAAGTCCATGAAGGGAAATATGAAGCCCCCTTCCGTGCGCGATATCGACATGGGTGCAGGGAACTCCTCGCGTTCTGCATCCGATATCATGAAGGTCGTGCGCACACGTACACCCGGGCTACGCCATATCTACAATAAGTACCTGAAGAAAAAACCGGGCCTGGAAGGCAAGGTGACGCTCAAGTTCACGATTGCCCCGGGCGGCGAGGTCATCAGCATCGCGGTTGTCTCGTCCACTACGGGCATCGGCGAATTCGATGGCGAAATCAAGAATGCCGTCGGTCGCTGGACATTCAGCAAGGTTAAGTCAGGAAACACCACGGTGACCATACCGTTCACGTTCACCGAATAG
- a CDS encoding DUF86 domain-containing protein, which yields MSNDPRNDLFHLLGMLESLLKIQKYTQDIHSTEELLEKEDQMVFNACLTLLANIGESINKLSDTAKAGIASENIQAIRGMRNRIVHDYAGLDSFIVYNTIKNDLDPLKDTFVKIIHEGLVNKSFDEGEFEAAKSSGFYKFIDFNIF from the coding sequence GTGTCGAATGACCCCAGGAACGACCTTTTCCATTTGTTGGGGATGCTCGAGTCCCTACTGAAAATTCAGAAATATACACAGGACATTCATTCTACCGAGGAACTTCTTGAGAAAGAAGACCAGATGGTATTCAACGCATGTTTGACTTTGCTTGCAAACATAGGCGAATCCATCAATAAACTCTCGGACACAGCCAAAGCAGGAATTGCAAGTGAAAATATTCAGGCAATCCGCGGAATGCGAAATAGGATTGTCCACGATTATGCTGGGCTTGACTCGTTTATCGTTTACAACACTATAAAGAATGACCTTGACCCGCTAAAGGATACCTTTGTGAAAATCATTCATGAAGGTCTAGTAAACAAGTCCTTTGACGAAGGTGAATTTGAAGCGGCGAAAAGCTCCGGCTTTTACAAGTTCATTGATTTCAATATATTTTAA
- a CDS encoding nucleotidyltransferase family protein, giving the protein MVFAENILRIFRENKLLAKYRLKDVFVFGSSVRTATPNDIDLLVRDYQDYNDLLSLRKELSEKTGKSVDVVIEKFANPIILYRASKESIRVE; this is encoded by the coding sequence ATGGTATTTGCCGAAAACATACTACGGATATTCCGTGAAAACAAACTTCTTGCGAAGTATCGCCTGAAGGATGTCTTTGTATTCGGCTCGTCTGTCCGGACTGCAACACCCAACGACATTGACCTGTTAGTTCGTGATTACCAGGACTACAATGATCTGTTGTCCTTGCGGAAGGAACTTTCCGAAAAGACCGGCAAGTCCGTGGATGTCGTCATAGAGAAGTTTGCAAACCCCATTATCCTGTATCGAGCAAGCAAGGAGTCCATCCGTGTCGAATGA